A stretch of Triticum aestivum cultivar Chinese Spring chromosome 1D, IWGSC CS RefSeq v2.1, whole genome shotgun sequence DNA encodes these proteins:
- the LOC123182834 gene encoding putative aminoacrylate hydrolase RutD isoform X2 yields the protein MPYCEVDRYQAGDKWEGVRLFYRRYGRGATKVLLVIGLAGTHDSWGPQIRGLTGSMEPADGGDVPEPAARTDEEAAAPATATAPEEEDVGEGIEVCCFDNRGVGRSSIPPHKSYYSTAIMARDALALMDHLGWKKAHVFGHSMGAMISCKLAAMAPHRLSSLALLNVTGGGMECFPKVDAQMLSLAFRFLRARTPEQRALVDLETHYTKEYLDEEVESCTRRAILYKEYVKGISSSGMQSNCGFEGQINACWTHKVTTKELDTIRAAGFLVSVIHGRHDIIAQVCHARRLAQRLLPVARMVDLHGAHLVSHERPQEVNNALMDLIKATKSATAPHEWSSQPENTSGLVVMAFEHMRNIVRVTKPVRVAAIESS from the exons ATGCCTTACTGCGAGGTGGACCGGTACCAGGCCGGCGACAAGTGGGAGGGCGTCCGCCTCTTCTACCGCCGCTACGGCCGCGGCGCCACCAAGGTGCTCCTCGTCATCG GTCTGGCGGGGACGCACGACTCGTGGGGCCCGCAGATAAGGGGGCTGACCGGGTCCATGGAGCCGGCGGACGGCGGCGACGTGCCCGAGCCCGCCGCGAGGACGGACGAGGAGGCCGccgcgccggcgacggcgacggcgccggaggaggaggacgtcggCGAGGGCATCGAGGTCTGCTGCTTCGACAACCGCGGCGTCGGCCGCAGCAGCATCCCCCCGCACAAATCCTACTACTc GACGGCGATCATGGCGAGGGACGCGCTGGCCTTGATGGACCATCTGGGGTGGAAGAAAGCCCACGTCTTCGGCCACTCCATGGGCGCGATGATCTCCTGCAAGCTCGCAGCGATGGCGCCTCACCGGCTGTCCTCGCTGGCGTTGCTCAACGTCACCGGCGGCGGGATGGAGTGTTTCCCCAAG GTAGATGCACAGATGCTATCTCTCGCGTTCCGGTTCTTAAGGGCGAGGACTCCGGAGCAAAGAGCTCTTGTGGACTTGGAAACCCACTATACGAAG GAATACCTCGATGAGGAAGTTGAATCCTGCACAAGGAGAGCGATCCTATATAAG GAATATGTGAAAGGCATATCATCTTCAGGGATGCAATCTAATTGCGGGTTTGAAGGTCAAATTAACGCGTGCTGGACTCACAAAGTGACAACTAAAGAGCTAGATACAATTCGTGCTGCCGGTTTTCTGGTTTCAGTTATTCATGGAAG ACATGATATTATTGCGCAAGTATGTCATGCGAGGCGGCTTGCACAAAGGCTTCTTCCTGTTGCTAGAATGGTAGATCTTCATGGTGCACATCTAGTCAGCCATGAAAGACCACAAGAG GTCAACAACGCGCTGATGGATCTGATAAAGGCCACCAAGTCGGCGACGGCGCCGCACGAGTGGTCGTCCCAGCCAGAAAACACATCAG GCCTGGTAGTGATGGCGTTTGAGCACATGAGGAACATTGTAAGAGTAACGAAGCCCGTGAGGGTCGCGGCGATCGAGTCATCATAA
- the LOC123182834 gene encoding putative aminoacrylate hydrolase RutD isoform X1 produces the protein MPYCEVDRYQAGDKWEGVRLFYRRYGRGATKVLLVIGLAGTHDSWGPQIRGLTGSMEPADGGDVPEPAARTDEEAAAPATATAPEEEDVGEGIEVCCFDNRGVGRSSIPPHKSYYSTAIMARDALALMDHLGWKKAHVFGHSMGAMISCKLAAMAPHRLSSLALLNVTGGGMECFPKVDAQMLSLAFRFLRARTPEQRALVDLETHYTKEYLDEEVESCTRRAILYKEYVKGISSSGMQSNCGFEGQINACWTHKVTTKELDTIRAAGFLVSVIHGRHDIIAQVCHARRLAQRLLPVARMVDLHGAHLVSHERPQEVNNALMDLIKATKSATAPHEWSSQPENTSETGALISARPVTLAIRTGEAGNAAVAAYNLLAKLQLSFLYVIGLVVMAFEHMRNIVRVTKPVRVAAIESS, from the exons ATGCCTTACTGCGAGGTGGACCGGTACCAGGCCGGCGACAAGTGGGAGGGCGTCCGCCTCTTCTACCGCCGCTACGGCCGCGGCGCCACCAAGGTGCTCCTCGTCATCG GTCTGGCGGGGACGCACGACTCGTGGGGCCCGCAGATAAGGGGGCTGACCGGGTCCATGGAGCCGGCGGACGGCGGCGACGTGCCCGAGCCCGCCGCGAGGACGGACGAGGAGGCCGccgcgccggcgacggcgacggcgccggaggaggaggacgtcggCGAGGGCATCGAGGTCTGCTGCTTCGACAACCGCGGCGTCGGCCGCAGCAGCATCCCCCCGCACAAATCCTACTACTc GACGGCGATCATGGCGAGGGACGCGCTGGCCTTGATGGACCATCTGGGGTGGAAGAAAGCCCACGTCTTCGGCCACTCCATGGGCGCGATGATCTCCTGCAAGCTCGCAGCGATGGCGCCTCACCGGCTGTCCTCGCTGGCGTTGCTCAACGTCACCGGCGGCGGGATGGAGTGTTTCCCCAAG GTAGATGCACAGATGCTATCTCTCGCGTTCCGGTTCTTAAGGGCGAGGACTCCGGAGCAAAGAGCTCTTGTGGACTTGGAAACCCACTATACGAAG GAATACCTCGATGAGGAAGTTGAATCCTGCACAAGGAGAGCGATCCTATATAAG GAATATGTGAAAGGCATATCATCTTCAGGGATGCAATCTAATTGCGGGTTTGAAGGTCAAATTAACGCGTGCTGGACTCACAAAGTGACAACTAAAGAGCTAGATACAATTCGTGCTGCCGGTTTTCTGGTTTCAGTTATTCATGGAAG ACATGATATTATTGCGCAAGTATGTCATGCGAGGCGGCTTGCACAAAGGCTTCTTCCTGTTGCTAGAATGGTAGATCTTCATGGTGCACATCTAGTCAGCCATGAAAGACCACAAGAG GTCAACAACGCGCTGATGGATCTGATAAAGGCCACCAAGTCGGCGACGGCGCCGCACGAGTGGTCGTCCCAGCCAGAAAACACATCAG AAACCGGTGCCCTTATTTCTGCAAGGCCTGTAACCCTCGCGATACGAACAGGCGAAGCCGGCAACGCTGCCGTAGCAGCGTATAACCTACTTGCAAAGTTGCAACTAAGCTTTCTTTATGTCATAGGCCTGGTAGTGATGGCGTTTGAGCACATGAGGAACATTGTAAGAGTAACGAAGCCCGTGAGGGTCGCGGCGATCGAGTCATCATAA